A single window of Eucalyptus grandis isolate ANBG69807.140 chromosome 1, ASM1654582v1, whole genome shotgun sequence DNA harbors:
- the LOC104445898 gene encoding U-box domain-containing protein 33, translating into MPSFCRVAPELVTPDFEDVIYVAAGKDVKEGKAKLVWTVNQSRGNVKICIIHVLVPSKTIPMGGLGAEIPANLANEILLREHRENERINMHKILDTYLHVCTEMGVPAEKKYIESDSVQKGIVELICLHGIRKLVMGAAADGRCFKKMTEIKSRKAIFVRDKAHISCQIRFILNRHLIHTREARTAEAIGEVPTDATSPTSPALGAGKSVFLKSRSDTQRSGTAKLSNPFRDLMRRAFSVNADRHSARPIASPPPDSTPSDQSNLECMLETHDTPQELTTSLSHHLQLIPSVYHTGHSSFSNTPDLDENGMREVLEEGAMTRAEDEVGIIESRRKDPRKRLYAEKLKEEHEKVMEELRIAQAQKSQLKDQFVETDQSRKELELKIIASEEILRALVQKQELLRIELENALLKAEEESRRKGDSSGTKFFSEFSFTEIAEAAQNFDPSLKIGKGGCGTVYRGLLRLTPVAIKIMNGPSTRGSQEFQQEIDVLREVKHPNLITLIGACPQPCTLVYEYIPNGSLEHWLHDSDRAKQLPWRARICIATELCSALAFLHSWEPHSIVHGDVKPGNILLDAHFKSKLSDFGISRLLSGGERSSNNTAVLHLTNPKGTFGYVDPEFVVTHELTTRSDVYSFGIILLELLTRRPALGIANAVQEAISTGTLAAILDSSAGEWPYTLAEKLTHLALSCCEMSRRSRPDLKSEVGTVLQSIRASC; encoded by the exons ATGCCGAGCTTTTGCAGAGTTGCACCTGAACTGGTGACGCCGGATTTCGAAGACGTGATTTATGTTGCAGCTGGGAAGGATGTGAAAGAGGGCAAAGCGAAGCTTGTTTGGACAGTGAATCAATCCAGAGGCAACGTCAAGATCTGTATCATTCATGTTCTAGTTCCTTCAAAGACGATCCCCATGG GCGGCCTGGGTGCTGAGATCCCCGCGAACTTGGCGAACGAGATCTTGTTGAGGGAACACAGAGAAAACGAGAGGATAAACATGCATAAGATCTTGGATACCTACCTGCACGTTTGTACAGAAATGGGG GTACCAGCAGAGAAAAAGTACATAGAATCGGACAGCGTTCAAAAGGGAATTGTGGAGCTCATATGTTTACATGGGATCAGAAAGCTTGTAATGGGTGCAGCAGCAGACGGACGCTGTTTCAA GAAGATGACAGAAATCAAGTCCAGGAAAGCCATCTTCGTTCGCGATAAAGCTCATATCTCTTGTCAAATTCGGTTTATCCTCAACAGGCACCTCATTCACACTAG GGAAGCTCGAACAGCTGAAGCCATTGGAGAAGTTCCTACTGATGCAACATCACCAACGAGTCCAGCCCTTGGAGCTGGAAAGTCAGTTTTCTTGAAATCACGATCTGACACACAGCGAAGTGGTACGGCAAAGTTGAGCAATCCATTTCGAGACCTCATGAGAAGAGCGTTCTCCGTGAACGCTGATCGACATTCAGCGAGGCCAATAGCTTCTCCTCCGCCAGATAGCACTCCTTCTGATCAGTCCAATTTGGAGTGCATGCTGGAGACGCACGACACTCCCCAAGAACTCACAACAAGCCTTTCCCATCATCTGCAGTTGATTCCGTCGGTCTATCATACTGGCCATTCATCATTTTCCAACACTCCG GATTTGGATGAAAATGGCATGCGAGAAGTGCTTGAGGAGGGAGCGATGACTCGTGCTGAAGATGAAGTAGGTATCATTGAGAGCAGGCGAAAGGATCCCAGGAAG AGATTATACGCTGAGAAGTTGAAGGAAGAACATGAGAAGGTGATGGAAGAACTTCGCATTGCCCAGGCCCAGAAATCGCAGCTGAAGGACCAATTCGTGGAGACCGACCAGAGCAGAAAGGAGTTGGAGCTGAAAATCATTGCAAGCGAGGAAATATTGCGGGCTTTGGTACAAAAGCAAGAACTGTTGCGGATCGAACTCGAGAATGCACTCCTAAAGGCCGAGGAGGAGAGCAGAAGAAAAGGAGATTCCTCCGGCACAAAGTTCTTCTCCGAGTTCTCCTTTACCGAAATTGCAGAAGCTGCGCAGAACTTCGACCCATCCTTGAAGATCGGGAAAGGTGGCTGCGGGACCGTGTACAGAGGTTTGCTTCGACTTACGCCAGTGGCTATAAAGATCATGAATGGTCCTAGCACGCGAGGTTCACAAGAATTTCAACAGGAG ATCGATGTGTTGAGAGAGGTGAAGCATCCTAATCTCATCACGCTCATCGGCGCTTGTCCTCAGCCTTGCACTCTTGTTTACGAATATATACCAAACGGTAGCCTCGAACATTGGCTCCACGACAGTGACAGGGCGAAGCAGCTGCCATGGCGAGCCCGAATATGCATCGCCACAGAGCTCTGCTCTGCCCTGGCCTTCCTCCACTCTTGGGAGCCTCACAGCATCGTCCATGGGGACGTCAAACCAGGAAACATCCTACTGGACGCGCACTTCAAGAGCAAGCTCAGCGATTTCGGCATCTCCCGATTGCTGTCTGGGGGCGAGCGGTCGAGCAACAACACCGCCGTCCTGCACCTGACCAACCCGAAAGGGACGTTTGGGTACGTGGACCCTGAGTTCGTCGTCACCCATGAGCTCACAACGAGGTCCGATGTCTACTCTTTCGGGATTATACTACTTGAATTATTGACGAGGAGGCCCGCCTTAGGAATAGCAAATGCAGTGCAAGAGGCAATTAGCACAGGGACTTTGGCGGCCATCTTGGATTCATCGGCTGGAGAGTGGCCCTACACGCTGGCCGAGAAGTTGACTCATTTGGCTTTGAGTTGCTGCGAGATGAGCAGAAGGAGTAGGCCGGATCTCAAGTCGGAAGTGGGGACGGTGCTCCAATCGATCCGAGCTTCCTGTTGA